ATTAAACGTTGAGTTTCTTGATGCATTTTTTGTACCCAACGTTTCTCGGGATTTTCTAAACGTTTTTCTAAAGCTTCAGTTACTAGCGCCATAGAAGTTAGAGGGGTTCTCAACTCATGAGTTAAATCAGCAAAAGTCTGTTCACGCATACGTGCTTCTGCGGTAACTGTTTCTACATTTTCGATAAACACCCCCACTTCTCCTGCTAACAAGGGAAAGCTATAACCTTTTAAAGTTATTGATTGCATATTATTCTCAAAATCTTTAGGATAAAATTCCCAGGTTTGAGTCAAATTTTCTTGAGATTGACGAGTACGTTGAATTAATTGATCTAACTCATAAGAACGAACTAATTCCAATAATAAACGCAGTTGAGTTGGTTGCCAATCTAAAATCTTAAGAATTTCTTGCGCTTTGAAATTACACCAGAGGAGTTGATTTTCTTGATCAACCTGTAGATAACCCAGGGGAATTTCATTTAATAAATCTTCCCAAACTACTAATTGTTGTCTTTGCTGTTCTAATAAATCTTGTAACTGCAGGATTTCTCTACGAATCTTAGATGTCAGAGGTAAAGATACCTCGTTGTTACCCCGATAAGATAACAGGGTTAAAATCTCTTGTAAACGAAATTTAAATTGACGTTGTTTTTGATAGTATATTCCCAGACCACAACATAATCCTAGTAAAAATGTGATTAGGGGTATCATTTATTAGGATTATCCAAAGCGATAACCAAAGCCACGCACAGTAATTAAGTATTCTGGTTGACTTGGGTCTTTTTCGAGTTTTTCTCGTAACCAACGAATATGCACGTCCACGGTTTTAGTATCTCCTAAAAAATCGGGTTCCCAAACTTGCTCAATTAGTTGTTCCCTGGACCAAACTCGCCGCGGATAACTCATAAACAATTCTAGCAAGCGAAACTCTTTAGGAGAGAGATTAATTTCTAGATCGCGCACCAAGACACGACATTCTTGGGAAAATAGAGTGACATCGCGAAATTGTCGCATGGGAGATTTAGGGACAGCACCATAACGCTGACGACGAATTAAAGCCGCACAACGAGCGATCAACTCGCGCATACTAAAAGGTTTAGTTAGATAATCATCAGCACCTATTTCTAAACCTAGAACGCGATCGCTCTCGCTAGCTTTAGCGCTTAGAATTAAAATAGGCACAATACTACCCTGATATCGAAGTACGCGACAGATATCTAAACCGTTGACAAAAGGAAGCATCAA
This genomic window from Gloeocapsa sp. PCC 73106 contains:
- a CDS encoding response regulator transcription factor, yielding MLSLELSKQTTNSSLTLTNRVLLVEDEELIRDMVILALEEEGYEVVVAHDGRKALDLLQSPEVTTGDLNLDLIVLDLMLPFVNGLDICRVLRYQGSIVPILILSAKASESDRVLGLEIGADDYLTKPFSMRELIARCAALIRRQRYGAVPKSPMRQFRDVTLFSQECRVLVRDLEINLSPKEFRLLELFMSYPRRVWSREQLIEQVWEPDFLGDTKTVDVHIRWLREKLEKDPSQPEYLITVRGFGYRFG
- a CDS encoding cell wall metabolism sensor histidine kinase WalK, whose product is MIPLITFLLGLCCGLGIYYQKQRQFKFRLQEILTLLSYRGNNEVSLPLTSKIRREILQLQDLLEQQRQQLVVWEDLLNEIPLGYLQVDQENQLLWCNFKAQEILKILDWQPTQLRLLLELVRSYELDQLIQRTRQSQENLTQTWEFYPKDFENNMQSITLKGYSFPLLAGEVGVFIENVETVTAEARMREQTFADLTHELRTPLTSMALVTEALEKRLENPEKRWVQKMHQETQRLIQLVQQWLEISQINENPTQHLNYQLFDLREVILESWSSLEPLANKKYLELDYQGPEASSIEGDRCRLIQVFMNLFDNSIKNSYSHKKIQVIVKIIDNYLKIDVIDSGSGFSPQGLPYVFERLYRSDPSRSRESGGSGLGLNIVQQIMKAHGGDVKANNHPETGGAWLQLTLPQKK